One segment of Channa argus isolate prfri chromosome 17, Channa argus male v1.0, whole genome shotgun sequence DNA contains the following:
- the trmt6 gene encoding tRNA (adenine(58)-N(1))-methyltransferase non-catalytic subunit TRM6 — MADNGDDDSQYRIKEGDCVVLKRGDIFKAVQIQPLKKVVFEKQWFFLDNAVGHLYSTTFDIVPGGTLQPHRFKNTESSSDAKEAGTDNRNIVDDGKSQKLTRDDIETLKEQGLKGQEIIQQLIENSSTFRDKTEYAQDKYIKKKKKKYENTVTILRPSCRILAMMYHGREPGKICHLRYDTLAQMLTLANIHAGSKILVFETCAGLVLGGVMERMGGYGSVIQMYPGGGPVRAGVESFGFPAHFHDMLHEFPICHVNSLLAGTLDTTVKDASSTENQTSIVAEEEHNQPATEKQRSPEEESIETSTGDDICLDQEKIEKGKRKEAKAQEKRVKLEEKGKKLAAAASLLEGRNADGLIIASRFHPCPVLMGLLKFLSPSRPFVVYSQYKEPLIECYTKLRECGGTVNLRLTDTWLRHYQVLPNRTHPVLLMSGGGGYVLSGTTVAMDHSKPAGSQQAEEPASKRLKLTGAEG, encoded by the exons ATGGCCGACAACGGAGACGATGATTCTCAGTACAGAATTAAAGAAGGTGACTGCGTTGTGCTAAAAAGAGGGGATATCTTCAAAGCTGTGCAAATTCAACCGTTGAA GAAGGTGGTTTTTGAGAAACAGTGGTTCTTCCTGGACAATGCAGTGGGTCATCTGTACAGCACCACATTTGACATTGTGCCTGGAGGGACCCTGCAGCCACATCGGTTCAAGAACACAGAGAGCTCTAGTG ATGCAAAGGAAGCAGGCacagacaacagaaacattGTAGACGATGGAAAATCACAGAAACTGACCAGGGACGACATTGAGACCCTCAAGGAGCAAGGTCTGAAGGGTCAG GAAATCATTCAGCAACTTATAGAGAACAGCTCCACATTCAGAGATAAGACTGAGTATGCCCAGGATAAATAcatcaagaagaaaaagaagaa GTATGAAAATACTGTGACAATCCTGAGACCATCTTGTCGCATTCTGGCTATGATGTACCACGGCCGGGAACCAGGCAAGATCTG TCACCTACGGTATGACACACTTGCCCAGATGTTGACTCTGGCAAACATCCATGCTGGCAGCAAGATTTTGGTGTTTGAGACATGTGCTGGCCTTGTTCTGGGAGGTGTCATGGAAAGAATGGGGG GTTATGGCTCAGTGATCCAAATGTACCCAGGAGGTGGGCCAGTTCGGGCGGGTGTGGAGAGCTTTGGCTTCCCTGCGCATTTTCACGATATGCTGCATGAATTTCCCATCTGCCATGTCAATTCTCTGCTGGCAGGCACTCTGGACACCACTGTCAAAGATGCCAGTTCTA CTGAAAACCAGACCAGCATAGTTGCAGAGGAGGAGCACAACCAGCCTGCaacagagaagcagagaagcCCAGAGGAAGAGAGCATTGAAACCAGCACTGGTGATGATATTTGCCTGGACCAGGAGAAAATAGAGAAGGGGAAACGAAAAGAAGCCAAA gCACAGGAAAAAAGGGTAAAGCTGGAAGAGAAGGGGAAGAAATTGGCAGCTGCTGCTTCCCTACTGGAAGGCAGGAATGCTGACGG GCTGATCATAGCCAGTCGGTTTCACCCATGTCCAGTCCTAATGGGCCTGCTGAAATTCCTCTCCCCATCTAGGCCTTTTGTAGTCTACTCCCAGTACAAAGAG CCTCTTATCGAGTGCTACACAAAACTCAGGGAATGTGGTGGTACAGTCAACCTTAGACTCACAGACACCTGGCTCAGACATTATCAG GTGTTGCCTAACAGGACACATCCTGTGCTCCTGATGAGCGGGGGCGGGGGCTACGTCCTCTCAGGGACAACTGTGGCCATGGACCACTCCAAACCTGCAGGCTCCCAGCAAGCTGAGGAACCAGCATCAAAGAGACTCAAACTGACAGGCGCTGAGGGATAA
- the chgb gene encoding secretogranin-1 isoform X1 codes for MRLLVVIVAALLTENLALPLTKGYREDVVKRCLVEVLSKALSKPDSQLDQECKDILQAGVKHAPLDKKSGLGIATHEEVIKGPTEQPQAKTADVKDIEALLKSVEEKREDPGDERSQESWSLGDEKDKRHENEEEEEREKRSSWRPGRYYQKKQKRVEEDDNERSQESWGVEEKRSEEEEGEEREKRNWRPGRYHQRKHKRDEEPLGEEPGEERSQESWDVDKRHGNEDEERYKRIWKPTHRYHHKKSLHKRSDEPSEEEYADRSQESWGLDNDREKRRPVEYHQRRHKRDELSEEAREEPDEERSQEYWDFDTGREKRDWRAGRYHQRRHKRDDELSEEAREEPDEERSQEYWDFDTGREKRDWRPGRYHQRRHKRGDEPSEAAREEPDEERSQEYWDFDTGREKKDWRPGRYHQRRHKRDEEISEEAREEPDEERSQEYWDFDSGREKKDWRPGRYHQRRHKRDEELSEEKREDQDGERSQEYWGFDKRHEKEDGEIEKRIWKPTHRYHHKKKIHKRGGGSSEEDGDQRDNSEEYEEDAKNGDEALRYLAEKRNPWIYRGYYHPAWFKRDSDEQAASSNKMNELAKLLSYKINQLANHSNQEEAKRSTHQRTLTPQEEKELDNLAAMDMELQKIAAKLHDNST; via the exons ATGAGACTTCTCGTGGTTATTGTCGCGGCTCTGCTGACGG AAAATCTCGCGCTTCCACTGACAAAAGGATACAGAGAAGATGTG gTAAAACGGTGTTTGGTTGAAGTCCTGTCCAAAGCTCTCTCCAAACCGGACTCCCAGCTGGATCAAGAATGCAAAGACATCCTCCAAGCAG GCGTTAAACATGCCCCACTGGACAAGAAGAGTGGATTGGGGATAGCAACTCATGAAGAGGTGATTAAAGGTCCTACTGAGCAGCCTCAGGCAAAGACAGCAGATGTTAAAGATATTGAGGCACTCCTGAAATCCgtggaggagaagagagaagatCCAGGAGATGAGCGCAGCCAAGAATCTTGGAGTCTCGGTGATGAGAAGGACAAGAGACACGagaatgaagaggaagaggagcgaGAGAAAAGGAGCAGCTGGAGACCTGGAAGATATTaccaaaagaaacagaaacGAGTTGAAGAAGATGATAACGAGCGCAGCCAGGAGAGTTGGGGGGTAGAAGAAAAGAgatcagaggaagaagaaggtgaagagagagagaagaggaactGGAGACCCGGAAGATACcaccaaagaaaacacaaacgaGATGAGGAACCCCTGGGAGAAGAGCCAGGGGAAGAACGTAGCCAAGAATCTTGGGATGTAGACAAAAGGCATGGGAATGAAGATGAGGAGAGATATAAGCGTATATGGAAGCCTACACATCGCTACCACCACAAGAAAAGTCTCCACAAACGCAGCGATGAACCATCAGAGGAAGAATATGCCGATCGTAGCCAGGAATCTTGGGGTCTTGACaatgacagagagaagaggaggccAGTAGAGTATCACCAGAGGAGACACAAACGTGATGAGCTTTCAGAAGAAGCCAGGGAAGAGCCAGATGAAGAACGCAGCCAGGAATACTGGGACTTTGACactggaagagaaaagagagactgGAGGGCAGGAAGGTATCACCAGAGGAGACACAAGCGGGATGATGAGCTCTCAGAAGAAGCCAGAGAAGAGCCAGATGAAGAACGTAGCCAGGAATACTGGGATTTTGACACcggaagagaaaagagagactgGAGGCCCGGCAGGTATCACCAGAGGAGACACAAACGTGGTGATGAACCCTCAGAAGCAGCCAGGGAAGAGCCAGATGAAGAACGTAGCCAGGAATACTGGGACTTTGACACcggaagagaaaagaaagactgGAGGCCCGGCAGGTATCACCAGAGGAGACACAAACGTGATGAAGAGATCTCAGAAGAAGCCAGGGAAGAGCCAGATGAAGAACGTAGCCAAGAATACTGGGACTTTGACAGcggaagagaaaagaaagactgGAGGCCCGGCAGGTATCACCAGAGGAGACACAAACGTGATGAAGAGCTctcagaagaaaagagagaagaccAAGATGGAGAGCGTAGTCAGGAGTACTGGGGATTTGACAAAAGGCACGAAAAAGAAGATGGAGAAATCGAAAAGCGTATATGGAAACCAACACATCGATACcaccataaaaagaaaattcacaaGCGTGGTGGAGGCTCATCTGAAGAAGACGGAGACCAGAGAGATAATTCAGAGGAATATGAAGAGGATGCAAAGAATGGCGATGAAGCTCTCAG ATATCTGGCAGAAAAGCGCAACCCCTGGATTTACAGAGGATACTACCATCCTGCCTGGTTTAAAAGGGATTCAGATGAACAGGCTGCATCTTCAAACAAG ATGAATGAACTGGCCAAGTTGCTGAGCTATAAGATAAATCAGCTGGCCAACCATTCTAATCAAGAAGAGGCAAAGAGGAGCACACACCAGAGAACACTCACTCCACAGGAG GAGAAAGAGCTGGATAACCTAGCCGCAATGGACATGGAGTTGCAGAAAATTGCTGCCAAGTTGCATGACAACAGTACATAA
- the chgb gene encoding secretogranin-1 isoform X2 has protein sequence MRLLVVIVAALLTENLALPLTKGYREDVVKRCLVEVLSKALSKPDSQLDQECKDILQAGVKHAPLDKKSGLGIATHEEVIKGPTEQPQAKTADVKDIEALLKSVEEKREDPGDERSQESWSLGDEKDKRHENEEEEEREKRSSWRPGRYYQKKQKRVEEDDNERSQESWGVEEKRSEEEEGEEREKRNWRPGRYHQRKHKRDEEPLGEEPGEERSQESWDVDKRHGNEDEERYKRIWKPTHRYHHKKSLHKRSDEPSEEEYADRSQESWGLDNDREKRRPVEYHQRRHKRDELSEEAREEPDEERSQEYWDFDTGREKRDWRAGRYHQRRHKRDDELSEEAREEPDEERSQEYWDFDTGREKRDWRPGRYHQRRHKRGDEPSEAAREEPDEERSQEYWDFDTGREKKDWRPGRYHQRRHKRDEEISEEAREEPDEERSQEYWDFDSGREKKDWRPGRYHQRRHKRDEELSEEKREDQDGERSQEYWGFDKRHEKEDGEIEKRIWKPTHRYHHKKKIHKRGGGSSEEDGDQRDNSEEYEEDAKNGDEALRYLAEKRNPWIYRGYYHPAWFKRDSDEQAASSNKEKELDNLAAMDMELQKIAAKLHDNST, from the exons ATGAGACTTCTCGTGGTTATTGTCGCGGCTCTGCTGACGG AAAATCTCGCGCTTCCACTGACAAAAGGATACAGAGAAGATGTG gTAAAACGGTGTTTGGTTGAAGTCCTGTCCAAAGCTCTCTCCAAACCGGACTCCCAGCTGGATCAAGAATGCAAAGACATCCTCCAAGCAG GCGTTAAACATGCCCCACTGGACAAGAAGAGTGGATTGGGGATAGCAACTCATGAAGAGGTGATTAAAGGTCCTACTGAGCAGCCTCAGGCAAAGACAGCAGATGTTAAAGATATTGAGGCACTCCTGAAATCCgtggaggagaagagagaagatCCAGGAGATGAGCGCAGCCAAGAATCTTGGAGTCTCGGTGATGAGAAGGACAAGAGACACGagaatgaagaggaagaggagcgaGAGAAAAGGAGCAGCTGGAGACCTGGAAGATATTaccaaaagaaacagaaacGAGTTGAAGAAGATGATAACGAGCGCAGCCAGGAGAGTTGGGGGGTAGAAGAAAAGAgatcagaggaagaagaaggtgaagagagagagaagaggaactGGAGACCCGGAAGATACcaccaaagaaaacacaaacgaGATGAGGAACCCCTGGGAGAAGAGCCAGGGGAAGAACGTAGCCAAGAATCTTGGGATGTAGACAAAAGGCATGGGAATGAAGATGAGGAGAGATATAAGCGTATATGGAAGCCTACACATCGCTACCACCACAAGAAAAGTCTCCACAAACGCAGCGATGAACCATCAGAGGAAGAATATGCCGATCGTAGCCAGGAATCTTGGGGTCTTGACaatgacagagagaagaggaggccAGTAGAGTATCACCAGAGGAGACACAAACGTGATGAGCTTTCAGAAGAAGCCAGGGAAGAGCCAGATGAAGAACGCAGCCAGGAATACTGGGACTTTGACactggaagagaaaagagagactgGAGGGCAGGAAGGTATCACCAGAGGAGACACAAGCGGGATGATGAGCTCTCAGAAGAAGCCAGAGAAGAGCCAGATGAAGAACGTAGCCAGGAATACTGGGATTTTGACACcggaagagaaaagagagactgGAGGCCCGGCAGGTATCACCAGAGGAGACACAAACGTGGTGATGAACCCTCAGAAGCAGCCAGGGAAGAGCCAGATGAAGAACGTAGCCAGGAATACTGGGACTTTGACACcggaagagaaaagaaagactgGAGGCCCGGCAGGTATCACCAGAGGAGACACAAACGTGATGAAGAGATCTCAGAAGAAGCCAGGGAAGAGCCAGATGAAGAACGTAGCCAAGAATACTGGGACTTTGACAGcggaagagaaaagaaagactgGAGGCCCGGCAGGTATCACCAGAGGAGACACAAACGTGATGAAGAGCTctcagaagaaaagagagaagaccAAGATGGAGAGCGTAGTCAGGAGTACTGGGGATTTGACAAAAGGCACGAAAAAGAAGATGGAGAAATCGAAAAGCGTATATGGAAACCAACACATCGATACcaccataaaaagaaaattcacaaGCGTGGTGGAGGCTCATCTGAAGAAGACGGAGACCAGAGAGATAATTCAGAGGAATATGAAGAGGATGCAAAGAATGGCGATGAAGCTCTCAG ATATCTGGCAGAAAAGCGCAACCCCTGGATTTACAGAGGATACTACCATCCTGCCTGGTTTAAAAGGGATTCAGATGAACAGGCTGCATCTTCAAACAAG GAGAAAGAGCTGGATAACCTAGCCGCAATGGACATGGAGTTGCAGAAAATTGCTGCCAAGTTGCATGACAACAGTACATAA
- the LOC137103007 gene encoding solute carrier family 23 member 1-like isoform X1, translating to MDLRHESTGLDNLAFDMNEQINNQSRGKADKLCRSSCVAEDDGSKPAYCVTDVPPWYLCAFLAIQHYLTAFGALITIPLILSEGLCLQHDSLTQSRLINTIFFVSGLCTLLQVTFGVRLPILQGGTFALVTPAMAMLSMPEWKCPAWTQNASLVNTSSPLFIDVWQTRMRTLQGSIMVASLLQILVGFSGLIGFLMRFIGPLTIAPTISLIGLSLYDSAGVKAGSHWGISAMTAVLIMLFSQYLRHIPVPVPAYSKAKKLHFSKFFIFQIMPILLGIAVSWLVCYLLTICDVLPSDPAQYGHLARTDVKGNVLEEASWFTFPYPGQWGMPTVNLAGVIGILAGIICSMAESVGDYHACARLSGAPNPPKHAINRGIGVEGLGSLLAGAFGTGNGTTSFSENVAAIGITKVGSRKVILLSGVFMILIGTLGKIGAIFTTIPAPVIGGMFLVMFAVITATGISNLQSTDMNSSRNIFVFGFSIFSALVIPNWIMKNPNALATGVKEVDQVLHILLTTHMFIGGVLGFFLDNTIPGTKRERGLLSLDKADLEDSGNTFGTEDIYDLPFGMSACLSSRSWVRYIPFCPLKDSRSLYKSKDHEDISQSQKNNLTIKVTDESSF from the exons ATGGATTTAAGGCATGAAAGCACTGGACTCGACAATCTTGCATTTGAT ATGAATGAACAGATCAATAATCAATCCAGAGGAAAAGCAGACAAGTTATGCAGGAGCAGCTGTGTTGCCGAGGATGACGGAAGTAAACCAGCTTATTGCGTGACGGATGTCCCCCCTTGGTACCTTTGTGCTTTCCTGGCTATACAG CATTACCTGACAGCATTTGGTGCACTCATCACCATCCCTCTCATACTCTCTGAGGGCTTGTGTCTGCAGCACGACAGCTTGACCCAGAGTCGCCTTATTAACACCATTTTCTtcgtctctggcctgtgcaccCTGCTGCAGGTCACCTTCGGTGTTAG gcTTCCCATCCTACAAGGGGGAACATTTGCCCTTGTGACACCTGCTATGGCCATGTTGTCCATGCCAGAATGGAAGTGCCCAGCTTGGACCCAGAACGCCAGTTTGGTCAACACCTCCTCACCTCTTTTTATTGACGTGTGGCAGACGCGCATGAGAACA TTGCAGGGCTCAATCATGGTGGCCTCCCTTCTCCAGATACTTGTTGGATTTTCTGGCCTCATCGGCTTCCTCATGCGCTTCATTGGTCCCTTGACAATTGCCCCTACTATCTCTCTCATAGGGCTGTCGCTGTACGACTCTGCTGGAGTCAAGGCTGGcagccactggggcatctctgCTAT GACTGCAGTGCTGATCATGCTGTTCTCCCAGTACCTCCGCCACATACCAGTCCCTGTTCCAGCATACAGCAAAGCCAAGAAACTGCACTTCTCAAAGTTCTTTATTTTCCAGATAATGCCT ATTCTGCTGGGGATTGCCGTCTCATGGTTAGTCTGCTACCTTCTCACCATCTGTGATGTCCTACCATCTGATCCAGCTCAATATGGCCACCTGGCCCGTACTGATGTAAAGGGAAATGTTTTAGAAGAAGCCTCCTGGTTCACGTTTCCCTATCCTG GCCAGTGGGGGATGCCAACTGTGAACCTGGCAGGTGTGATTGGCATTCTGGCTGGAATAATATGCTCTATGGCAGAGTCTGTAGGCGACTACCATGCATGCGCCAGGCTGTCAGGGGCACCTAATCCCCCTAAACATGCCATCAACAGGGGTATCGGTGTGGAAGGACTTGGCTCTTTGTTGGCAGGGGCCTTTGGCACAGGCAATGGCACTACCTCCTTTAGTGAGAATGTGGCAGCCATTGGCATTACCAAG GTGGGTAGTCGAAAAGTGATTCTCTTAAGTGGAGTTTTCATGATCTTGATAGGGACACTGGGTAAAATTGGAGCCATTTTCACAACCATCCCAGCCCCTGTGATTGGAGGAATGTTCCTGGTCATGTTTGCAGTTATAACCGCCACTGGAATCTCTAATCTACAG TCCACAGACATGAATTCCTCCAggaacatctttgtttttggtttttcaatTTTTTCTGCACTCGTCATTCCAAACTGGATCATGAAGAATCCTAATGCCTTAGCAACAG GTGTAAAAGAAGTGGACCAAGTGTTGCACATATTGTTGACCACCCACATGTTTATAGGAGGGGTCCTTGGCTTTTTCCTTGATAACACAATTCCTG GAACCAAACGTGAGCGAGGCCTCTTATCCTTGGACAAAGCGGACCTAGAAGACTCAGGCAACACCTTTGGAACTGAAGACATATATGACCTCCCCTTTGGCATGAGTGCTTGTCTCTCATCCCGGTCTTGGGTTCGATACATCCCTTTCTGTCCATTGAAAGACAGCAGGTCTTTGTACAAGTCTAAGGACCATGAGGATATTTCACAGAGCCAGAAGAATAACCTTACCATAAAGGTCACTGATGAATCTTCTTTTTAG
- the LOC137103007 gene encoding solute carrier family 23 member 1-like isoform X2 → MVLQMNEQINNQSRGKADKLCRSSCVAEDDGSKPAYCVTDVPPWYLCAFLAIQHYLTAFGALITIPLILSEGLCLQHDSLTQSRLINTIFFVSGLCTLLQVTFGVRLPILQGGTFALVTPAMAMLSMPEWKCPAWTQNASLVNTSSPLFIDVWQTRMRTLQGSIMVASLLQILVGFSGLIGFLMRFIGPLTIAPTISLIGLSLYDSAGVKAGSHWGISAMTAVLIMLFSQYLRHIPVPVPAYSKAKKLHFSKFFIFQIMPILLGIAVSWLVCYLLTICDVLPSDPAQYGHLARTDVKGNVLEEASWFTFPYPGQWGMPTVNLAGVIGILAGIICSMAESVGDYHACARLSGAPNPPKHAINRGIGVEGLGSLLAGAFGTGNGTTSFSENVAAIGITKVGSRKVILLSGVFMILIGTLGKIGAIFTTIPAPVIGGMFLVMFAVITATGISNLQSTDMNSSRNIFVFGFSIFSALVIPNWIMKNPNALATGVKEVDQVLHILLTTHMFIGGVLGFFLDNTIPGTKRERGLLSLDKADLEDSGNTFGTEDIYDLPFGMSACLSSRSWVRYIPFCPLKDSRSLYKSKDHEDISQSQKNNLTIKVTDESSF, encoded by the exons atggtGCTGCAGATGAATGAACAGATCAATAATCAATCCAGAGGAAAAGCAGACAAGTTATGCAGGAGCAGCTGTGTTGCCGAGGATGACGGAAGTAAACCAGCTTATTGCGTGACGGATGTCCCCCCTTGGTACCTTTGTGCTTTCCTGGCTATACAG CATTACCTGACAGCATTTGGTGCACTCATCACCATCCCTCTCATACTCTCTGAGGGCTTGTGTCTGCAGCACGACAGCTTGACCCAGAGTCGCCTTATTAACACCATTTTCTtcgtctctggcctgtgcaccCTGCTGCAGGTCACCTTCGGTGTTAG gcTTCCCATCCTACAAGGGGGAACATTTGCCCTTGTGACACCTGCTATGGCCATGTTGTCCATGCCAGAATGGAAGTGCCCAGCTTGGACCCAGAACGCCAGTTTGGTCAACACCTCCTCACCTCTTTTTATTGACGTGTGGCAGACGCGCATGAGAACA TTGCAGGGCTCAATCATGGTGGCCTCCCTTCTCCAGATACTTGTTGGATTTTCTGGCCTCATCGGCTTCCTCATGCGCTTCATTGGTCCCTTGACAATTGCCCCTACTATCTCTCTCATAGGGCTGTCGCTGTACGACTCTGCTGGAGTCAAGGCTGGcagccactggggcatctctgCTAT GACTGCAGTGCTGATCATGCTGTTCTCCCAGTACCTCCGCCACATACCAGTCCCTGTTCCAGCATACAGCAAAGCCAAGAAACTGCACTTCTCAAAGTTCTTTATTTTCCAGATAATGCCT ATTCTGCTGGGGATTGCCGTCTCATGGTTAGTCTGCTACCTTCTCACCATCTGTGATGTCCTACCATCTGATCCAGCTCAATATGGCCACCTGGCCCGTACTGATGTAAAGGGAAATGTTTTAGAAGAAGCCTCCTGGTTCACGTTTCCCTATCCTG GCCAGTGGGGGATGCCAACTGTGAACCTGGCAGGTGTGATTGGCATTCTGGCTGGAATAATATGCTCTATGGCAGAGTCTGTAGGCGACTACCATGCATGCGCCAGGCTGTCAGGGGCACCTAATCCCCCTAAACATGCCATCAACAGGGGTATCGGTGTGGAAGGACTTGGCTCTTTGTTGGCAGGGGCCTTTGGCACAGGCAATGGCACTACCTCCTTTAGTGAGAATGTGGCAGCCATTGGCATTACCAAG GTGGGTAGTCGAAAAGTGATTCTCTTAAGTGGAGTTTTCATGATCTTGATAGGGACACTGGGTAAAATTGGAGCCATTTTCACAACCATCCCAGCCCCTGTGATTGGAGGAATGTTCCTGGTCATGTTTGCAGTTATAACCGCCACTGGAATCTCTAATCTACAG TCCACAGACATGAATTCCTCCAggaacatctttgtttttggtttttcaatTTTTTCTGCACTCGTCATTCCAAACTGGATCATGAAGAATCCTAATGCCTTAGCAACAG GTGTAAAAGAAGTGGACCAAGTGTTGCACATATTGTTGACCACCCACATGTTTATAGGAGGGGTCCTTGGCTTTTTCCTTGATAACACAATTCCTG GAACCAAACGTGAGCGAGGCCTCTTATCCTTGGACAAAGCGGACCTAGAAGACTCAGGCAACACCTTTGGAACTGAAGACATATATGACCTCCCCTTTGGCATGAGTGCTTGTCTCTCATCCCGGTCTTGGGTTCGATACATCCCTTTCTGTCCATTGAAAGACAGCAGGTCTTTGTACAAGTCTAAGGACCATGAGGATATTTCACAGAGCCAGAAGAATAACCTTACCATAAAGGTCACTGATGAATCTTCTTTTTAG